In Streptomyces sp. NBC_00878, a single window of DNA contains:
- a CDS encoding SDR family oxidoreductase produces MKVRPDEERRDVVVVTGAGGMGIAVARRLGNGRSLLLADASGPGLDRAVTALADEGYAVRGMVTDVTDREAVRKLAESAAGEGRVAAVVHTAGVSPATGPAKAIIEVNLLGTAHVIDAFETVATRGTSLVVISSMAGHVASLSREQEAALATTPTEDLLGLDVVTAIGDDAQTAYIVTKRANHVRVQAAALAWNLRGARVNSLSPGVIATAMSKAEAASPSGAHMMEMLEASGSGRTGTPGEIADAVAFLTGPESSYITGTDLLVDGGQAAWLRCHFRPR; encoded by the coding sequence ATGAAAGTCCGTCCTGACGAGGAGCGTCGTGACGTGGTCGTGGTCACGGGGGCGGGAGGGATGGGCATCGCGGTCGCACGCCGACTGGGCAACGGCCGGAGCCTGCTCCTCGCCGACGCGTCCGGCCCCGGGCTCGACCGGGCCGTCACCGCGCTCGCCGACGAGGGCTACGCGGTACGCGGCATGGTGACCGACGTGACCGACCGCGAGGCGGTGCGCAAGCTCGCGGAGTCGGCGGCCGGGGAGGGCAGGGTGGCCGCCGTCGTGCACACCGCCGGCGTCTCGCCCGCGACCGGGCCGGCGAAGGCGATCATCGAGGTCAACCTGCTCGGCACGGCCCACGTGATCGACGCCTTCGAGACCGTCGCCACCCGCGGTACGTCCCTGGTGGTGATCTCCAGCATGGCCGGCCATGTCGCGTCCCTGAGCCGGGAGCAGGAGGCCGCCCTCGCGACGACACCCACCGAGGACCTCCTCGGCCTCGACGTCGTCACCGCCATCGGCGACGACGCGCAGACCGCGTACATCGTGACCAAGCGGGCCAACCACGTACGGGTGCAGGCCGCCGCGCTCGCCTGGAATCTGCGGGGCGCCCGGGTGAACAGCCTCAGCCCGGGTGTCATCGCGACCGCGATGTCCAAGGCGGAGGCCGCCTCCCCGTCCGGCGCGCACATGATGGAGATGCTGGAGGCGAGCGGATCGGGCCGTACCGGGACGCCCGGGGAGATCGCCGACGCGGTGGCGTTCCTGACCGGCCCGGAATCGTCGTACATCACCGGGACCGATCTCCTCGTCGACGGGGGACAGGCCGCCTGGCTCCGCTGCCACTTCCGTCCGCGGTAG
- a CDS encoding NAD(P)/FAD-dependent oxidoreductase: MRRIVVVGASAAGLAAVETLRREGYEGTLTLLGEEPHAPYDRPPLSKQILAAEWEHDRLTLRSPTELDALDLDLRLGTTATGLDLDGRTVLLADGTRVPYEGLIVATGARPRRLPGEGDTHVLRTLDDALALRDRLAQGRRLVVVGAGFLGAEAAAVARGLGAEVTLLEPAPVPLGHAVGNEVGRVLSAAHLENGVDLRTGVTVAAVTDAGVRLADGELVEGDAVLVAVGSLPNTEWLADSGLAVGDGLVCDEYCEVTQESPGPKTGAVYAAGDVARWYNPLFGVPMRIEHRTNAAEQGMAAARNLLHPQARKPFAPVPYFWSDQYDMKVQAFGYLRGHDEVAVVEGDLAERRFIVAYRGGDHLTGVLAVGMPPKAIRGWRQSVAARATWHEAVPATGAP; encoded by the coding sequence ATGAGGCGGATCGTCGTCGTGGGCGCCTCGGCGGCGGGGCTCGCGGCCGTCGAGACACTGCGCAGGGAAGGGTACGAGGGCACGCTCACCCTGCTCGGTGAAGAACCGCACGCGCCGTACGACCGGCCGCCGTTGTCCAAGCAGATCCTGGCGGCCGAGTGGGAACATGACCGGCTCACCCTGCGCTCGCCGACCGAACTGGACGCGCTGGACCTGGACTTGAGGCTCGGCACCACCGCGACGGGTCTCGACCTCGACGGGCGTACGGTCCTGCTGGCCGACGGGACGCGGGTGCCGTACGAGGGACTGATCGTGGCCACCGGGGCGCGTCCGCGGCGGCTGCCCGGCGAGGGTGACACGCATGTGCTGCGCACCCTGGACGACGCGCTCGCGCTGCGGGACCGGCTGGCGCAGGGGCGGCGGCTGGTCGTGGTCGGCGCCGGGTTCCTGGGCGCCGAGGCCGCCGCCGTGGCCCGGGGGCTCGGCGCCGAGGTCACCCTCCTGGAACCGGCGCCCGTACCGCTCGGCCACGCCGTCGGCAACGAGGTCGGGCGCGTCCTGTCGGCCGCCCACCTGGAGAACGGGGTGGACCTGCGCACCGGGGTCACGGTGGCCGCGGTGACCGACGCCGGCGTGCGGCTGGCCGACGGTGAACTCGTCGAGGGCGACGCGGTGTTGGTGGCCGTCGGCTCGCTGCCGAACACCGAGTGGCTGGCGGACAGCGGCCTCGCGGTGGGCGACGGGCTGGTCTGCGACGAGTACTGCGAAGTGACTCAGGAGTCTCCCGGCCCGAAGACCGGGGCTGTGTACGCGGCCGGTGACGTCGCCCGCTGGTACAACCCGCTGTTCGGGGTGCCGATGCGCATCGAGCACCGGACGAACGCCGCCGAGCAGGGCATGGCCGCCGCCCGGAACCTCCTGCACCCGCAGGCGCGCAAGCCGTTCGCGCCCGTGCCGTACTTCTGGTCGGACCAGTACGACATGAAGGTCCAGGCCTTCGGCTATCTGCGCGGGCACGACGAAGTGGCCGTCGTGGAGGGGGACTTGGCCGAGCGCCGGTTCATCGTCGCCTACCGCGGGGGCGACCACCTGACCGGGGTGCTCGCGGTCGGAATGCCGCCGAAGGCGATCCGCGGCTGGCGGCAGTCCGTCGCGGCGCGCGCCACATGGCACGAGGCCGTACCGGCCACCGGCGCCCCGTAG
- a CDS encoding ferredoxin — MRVELDEPKCVASGQCVIAAPDVFDQRDDDGVAIVLEERPGDELLDEVREAVAICPAAAIRLVDQ; from the coding sequence ATGCGTGTGGAACTGGACGAACCGAAGTGCGTGGCATCGGGGCAGTGCGTGATCGCCGCCCCGGACGTCTTCGACCAGCGTGACGACGACGGGGTGGCGATCGTGCTGGAGGAGCGGCCCGGCGACGAACTCCTCGACGAGGTGCGCGAAGCCGTGGCGATCTGTCCGGCGGCGGCGATCCGGCTGGTCGACCAATGA
- a CDS encoding cytochrome P450, which produces MAETLADAASDEPGTAETMPEFPMPRAAGCPFAPPPAVEELRERNPISKVRIWDGSTPWMITGHALQRALLTDPRVSANDKSPGSFPFVTAYRQEIAKYTPELIVNTDAPEHTRLRRMVNGPFLVKRIEAMRAPIQKIVDGLIDDMLAGPNPADLLTALALPVPSLVISELLGVPYEDHEFFQRNSSLALDRAAAPEDSRAASTALAAYLDDLLGKKLVEPGEDVLSEMAGRVENGEMSRTEAVHMGVAMLIAGHETTATMISLGTLALLENPEQLALVRDSEDPKTVAGAVEELLRYLSIVQVGLRRVATEDIEIGGQVIRAGDGLIMDLHAANWDRETFPGADQVDVTRPARQHNAFGYGPHQCLGQSLARLELQVVFGTLYRRVPTLRLAAQVEELDFDHDGTTYGVASLPVTW; this is translated from the coding sequence ATGGCTGAGACACTGGCCGACGCCGCGTCCGACGAGCCCGGCACGGCCGAGACGATGCCCGAGTTCCCGATGCCGAGGGCGGCCGGCTGCCCGTTCGCCCCGCCGCCGGCGGTGGAGGAGCTGCGCGAGCGCAATCCGATCAGCAAGGTCCGCATCTGGGACGGCAGTACGCCCTGGATGATCACCGGCCACGCCCTGCAGAGGGCCCTGCTGACCGACCCCCGCGTCAGCGCCAACGACAAGAGCCCCGGCAGCTTCCCGTTCGTGACGGCGTACCGGCAGGAGATCGCCAAGTACACCCCGGAGCTCATCGTCAACACGGACGCTCCCGAGCACACGCGGTTGCGCCGGATGGTCAACGGGCCGTTCCTCGTCAAGCGGATCGAGGCCATGCGGGCCCCGATCCAGAAGATCGTCGACGGGCTGATCGACGACATGCTGGCCGGACCCAACCCGGCCGACCTCCTGACGGCGCTGGCGCTGCCCGTGCCCTCGCTGGTGATCAGCGAACTGCTCGGAGTGCCGTACGAGGACCACGAGTTCTTCCAGAGGAACAGCAGCCTCGCGCTCGACCGGGCCGCCGCGCCCGAGGACTCGCGGGCTGCGAGCACCGCGCTCGCCGCCTACCTCGACGACCTGCTCGGCAAGAAGCTCGTCGAGCCGGGCGAGGACGTGCTGTCCGAGATGGCCGGGCGGGTCGAGAACGGCGAGATGAGCCGGACCGAGGCCGTCCACATGGGCGTCGCGATGCTCATCGCCGGCCACGAGACCACCGCGACGATGATCAGCCTCGGCACCCTGGCCCTGTTGGAGAACCCGGAGCAACTCGCCCTGGTGCGCGACTCCGAGGACCCGAAGACCGTCGCCGGCGCGGTGGAGGAACTGCTGCGCTATCTGAGCATCGTCCAGGTCGGTCTGCGCCGCGTCGCCACCGAGGACATCGAGATCGGCGGCCAGGTCATCCGCGCGGGCGACGGCCTGATCATGGATCTGCACGCCGCCAACTGGGATCGCGAGACGTTCCCCGGCGCCGACCAGGTGGACGTCACCCGGCCCGCGCGCCAGCACAACGCGTTCGGCTACGGACCTCACCAGTGCCTGGGGCAGTCCCTGGCCCGGCTGGAGCTCCAGGTCGTCTTCGGCACCCTCTACCGGCGTGTCCCCACGCTGCGTCTGGCCGCCCAGGTGGAGGAGCTCGACTTCGACCACGACGGCACCACGTACGGCGTCGCGTCGCTGCCCGTCACCTGGTGA